The following coding sequences are from one Triticum dicoccoides isolate Atlit2015 ecotype Zavitan chromosome 4A, WEW_v2.0, whole genome shotgun sequence window:
- the LOC119289117 gene encoding ubiquitin-like-specific protease ESD4 produces the protein MIFLPLNAGLHWYLAALDAPKREVQILNSAPGVGPTDELDHALEAITAWFQQAEERIKQLPNPTNWPDFNVATWDKMTIKGLPTQKDGSSCGLYFLKYIMLWTGSKLSKTFSKKDIDMYRRQLAHDILNSDRNLLRKNQQPDQTKAIPDDEVSTKKRKRSRTSTSSRTTQ, from the exons atG ATTTTTTTACCCTTGAACGCTGGACTACACTGGTATCTGGCAGCCCTAGATGCGCCTAAAAGAGAAGTTCAGATTCTCAATTCAGCCCCTGGTGTTGGTCCAACGGATGAACTGGATCATGCG TTGGAAGCGATAACGGCGTGGTTCCAGCAGGCTGAAGAAAGAATTAAACAACTTCCAAACCCAACAAACTGGCCAGACTTCAACGTGGCCACGTGGGACAAGATGACAATCAAAGGGCTGCCAACCCAGAAAGACGG GAGCTCTTGTGGACTCTACTTTCTCAAGTACATAATGCTTTGGACGGGATCCAAACTATCCAAAACATTTTCAAAG AAAGATATAGATATGTACAGGAGACAACTTGCACATGACATACTCAACAGTGACAGAAATTTACTCCGGAAAAACCAGCAGCCAGACCAGACAAAGGCAATTCCTGACGATGAAGTTTCTACCAAAAAAAGAAAGAGGTCCAGGACGAGCACCAGCAGTAGAACTACACAATAG
- the LOC119283643 gene encoding uncharacterized protein LOC119283643, with protein sequence MEMNNEEIVMDSITDSSDWSTSDDSDIDELLQDDDVEMMSRASSSLPRQRLLLPAWASPPASPAPPRPGRPPASPPAQEPASRSRAPVAQAVQAAPSPCPPALPRPPSRPLVSDCPLQMEMNNEEIVMDSMSDSSDWSTFDDSDIDELLQEDDVEMMSLFIDVQSFEYRVKLMDQRRGSKMGRVTIYRNRALGHEHLMEGYFAEVPTYPPRLFRRRSPLFKRLISGDAPACNYKIMDNEYSMGYYLTDGIYPEWATLVKSIKEKNGVPLTRKEAHFTKAQEAARKDIERAFGVLQASNALRKVKDEKLSASTSTEELFYGTLVLPNDIQEHRADLAVRTEGQGSHFPNCSPHAQTVQSAARAILKKKNRTLDLNPISFLWWRRDPRDKAVRRPRHPRAPPSDTTARHHRSLRGADVPPSYTPAWGRRAPFHTPVRPRECGRPTSRAPPSDTSAHHRHLPSRSTFFDPATRVLPSPSLQRFLPPPPADAPTRRIILGCAATCQTIACRIIREQVWRMDGHSASLEEIEEYHMMVSQMFASEKQGYEHYNRYARAKGFSVRLDDKEYVKGTREVKARRFCCSKEGHRLEKYFQATDQKREPRALTRCGCKAMLEIQHDAGRGQWFVKKFVDVHNHPLADPDQSAFLRSHRRMNDAHKADAVEYGLGGLRTFQIMNVAEKQNGGYPHVGYISRDLYNFFARYKKKRILGRDADFVLNHMRVQEERDVEFFFKYTTDDEGHLRNLFWADSQS encoded by the exons ATGGAGATGAACAATGAGGAGATTGTCATGGACTCGATAACCGATTCGTCGGATTGGTCGACATCCGACGATTCCGACATTGATGAGTTGTTGCAAGACGACGACGTCGAGATGATGAGCCGCGCGTCCTCCTCCCTGCCCCggcagcgcctcctcctccccgcttGGGCGTCCCCTCCCGCCTCCCctgcgccgccgcggcccggccGCCCTCCCGCCTCCCCTCCCGCCCAGGAGCCGGCATCGAGGAGCCGCGCCCCGGTCGCCCAGGCCGTCCAAGCCGCGCCGTCGCCCTGCCCTCCCGCCCTGCCCCGGCCACCCTCCCGCC CACTAGTTAGTGACTGTCCTTTGCAGATGGAGATGAACAATGAGGAGATTGTCATGGACTCGATGTCCGATTCGTCGGACTGGTCGACATTCGACGATTCCGACATTGATGAGTTGTTGCAAGAAGACGACGTCGAGATGATGAGCCTCTTCATCGATGTGCAATCGTTTGAATACCGCGTGAAGCTGATGGATCAGAGGAGAGGGTCGAAGATGGGGCGAGTCACCATCTACCGGAACCGCGCTCTCGGACACGAGCATTTGATGGAAGGCTACTTCGCGGAGGTACCTACATACCCTCCTCGTCTCTTCCGCAGAAG ATCTCCTTTGTTCAAAAGATTAATTTCTGGGGATGCTCCAGCTTGCAACTACAAAATCATGGACAATGAGTACTCAATGGGATACTATCTCACCGATGGCATCTATCCCGAATGGGCAACTCTTGTGAAGTCCATCAAGGAGAAAAATGGGGTGCCCTTAACAAGAAAAGAGGCTCATTTCACCAAGGCACAAGAGGCAGCCCGCAAGGATATTGAGAGAGCTTTCGGTGTTTTGCAAGCAAG taatgctcttagaAAAGTCAAGGACGAGAAGCTCTCCGCCTCCACGTCTA CTGAGGAGCTCTTTTACGGTACCCTGGTACTCCCAAACGACATCCAAGAGCACCGTGCAGATCTGGCCGTCCGCACGGAGGGGCAAGGAAGTCATTTCCCAAACTGCAGTCCGCACGCACAGACAGTCCAAAGCGCAGCACGGGcgattctgaagaaaaaaaacagaaCACTCGATCTAAATCCCATTTCGTTTCTGTGGTGGCGGCGTGACCCTCGCGATAAGGCCGTGCGGCGCCCCCGACatccccgagcgccgccgtccgacaCCACCGCGCGCCACCACCGTTCGCTGCGCGGCGCCGACGTCCCGCCGTCGTACACCCCCGCTTGGGGCCGACGTGCGCCGTTCCACACCCCCGTCCGACCCAGAGAGTGCGGCCGTCCGACATCCCGAGCGCCTCCGTCCGACACCAGCGCGCACCACCGCCATTTGCCGTCCAGGTCGACGTTCTTCGACCCCGCCACCCGAGTCCTGCCCTCGCCATCCCTCCAGCGGTTCCTGCCGCCGCCACCTGCCGACGCGCCCACACGCCGCATAATTTTAGGCTGCGCCGCCACCTGCCAGACAATCGCCTGCCGGATAATTAGAGAACAG GTTTGGAGGATGGATGGTCATAGTGCTAGCTTGGAGGAGATAGAAGAATATCACATGATGGTTAGTCAGATGTTTGCAAGCGAGAAGCAAGGTTACGAGCACTACAACAGATATGCAAGAGCAAAAGGTTTTAGTGTCAGATTGGATGACAAGGAGTACGTGAAGGGCACCAGAGAGGTGAAAGCAAGACGTTTCTGCTGCTCTAAAGAAGGGCACCGATTGGAGAAGTACTTTCAAGCGACTGACCAAAAAAGGGAGCCACGGGCGCTGACCCGTTGTGGTTGCAAAGCTATGCTTGAGATCCAACATGATGCAGGCAGGGGTCAGTGGTTTGTTAAGAAGTTTGTTGATGTCCATAACCACCCGCTAGCCGACCCGGACCAATCTGCTTTTCTACGGTCTCACCGTCGGATGAACGATGCTCACAAGGCTGATGCAGTGGAATACGGACTTGGTGGTCTCCGTACGTTCCAAATCATGAATGTGGCAGAGAAACAAAACGGCGGCTATCCTCATGTTGGGTATATTTCCCGAGACCTCTACAATTTCTTCGCCAGGTACAAGAAAAAAAGAATCTTAGGCAGGGATGCTGACTTTGTGCTGAACCATATGAGAGTACAGGAAGAACGAGATGTTGAGTTTTTCTTCAAATACACCACAGATGATGAAGGACATCTTCGAAATTTATTCTGGGCAGATTCACAGTCTTAG
- the LOC119286696 gene encoding exocyst complex component SEC3A-like, with amino-acid sequence MAKSSADDAELRRACAAAVAASGARGEEVSFSIRVAKGRGIFEKLGRLAKPRVLALTTKHSSKGEADKAFLRVLKYSSGAVLEPAKLYKLKHLTKVEVISSDPSGCTFVLGFDNLRSQTVAPPQWTMRNIDDRNRLLFCILNICKEILSYLPKVVGIDIVELALWAKENTLTLDNQENNNQEGRETSVATQTERKVTAKVTVENDLVSQAKDEEEDMEALLDTYVMGIGEADAFSERLKQELVALEAANVYQLLESEPLIEEVLQGIDAASATIDDMDEWLRIFNLKLRHMREDISSIESRNNGLEMQSVNNKGLVEELEKLLERLRIPQEFAASLTGGSFEESRMLKNVEACEWLTGAIRCLEVPNLDPSYVNMRAVREKRAELEKLKITFVKRASEFLRNYFSSLVDFMISDKSYFSQRGQLKRPDHADLRYKCRTYARLLQHLKSLDKSCLGPLRKAYCQSLNLLLRREAREFANELRASTKAPKNPAVWLEGSNNAGQNGSSADTSTVSDAYSRMLTIFIPLLVDESSFFAHFMCFEVPALVPAGAPNVNKRRSGVNDPDDDDLSLMDPDGNDIKPDNTSVELGTLNNALQELLDGIQEDFYAVVDWAYKIDPLRCISMHGITERYLSGQKDDAAGFVRKLLDDLESRISVQFSRFIDEACHQIERNERNVRQTGILAYIPRFAVLASRMEQYIQGQSRDLIDKAYTKLVSTMFTTLEKIAQSDPKTADIVLIENYAAFQNSLYDLANVVPTLAKFYHQASESYEQACTRHISSLIYLQFERLFQFSRKVDELTYTIAAEEIPFQLGLSKTDLRRVLKSSLSGIDKSIGAMYRRLQKTLTSDELFPSLWDKCKKEFLDKYESFVQMVTRIYGNEPIMPVAEMRDTLASF; translated from the exons CTAAACATTCGTCAAAAGGCGAGGCAGATAAAGCTTTTCTCCGAGTATTGAAATATTCATCAGGGGCAGTACTCGAG CCAGCTAAACTTTACAAGTTGAAACATCTTACAAAGGTTGAGGTTATTTCAAGTGACCCTAGTGGTTGCACATTTGTTCTG GGGTTTGATAACCTTAGGAGTCAGACTGTTGCTCCTCCACAATGGACCATGCGAAACATTGATGACAG GAATCGTCTACTTTTTTGTATCTTGAACATCTGCAAGGAGATACTTAGTTATCTTCCAAAAGTTGTTGGAATTGATATTGTGGAGTTAGCTCTCTGGGCAAAG GAAAATACATTGACACTGGATAACCAAGAGAATAACAACCAAGAAGGGCGAGAAACATCTGTTGCTACTCAGACCGAGAGGAAAGTAACGGCAAAAGTTACTGTTGAAAATGATCTTGTATCTCAAGcaaaggacgaggaggaggacatggaggCACTTCTTGACAC GTATGTTATGGGCATTGGTGAAGCCGATGCTTTCTCCGAGAGATTGAAGCAGGAGCTTGTTGCTTTGGAAGCAGCTAATGTCTATCAGTTGCTGGAAAGTGAGCCTTTAATAGAGGAG GTTTTGCAGGGTATTGATGCTGCTAGTGCAACCATAGATGATATGGATGAGTGGTTACGAATTTTCAATCTGAAGCTGAGGCATATGAGAGAAGATATTTCGTCG ATCGAATCACGTAACAATGGCTTGGAGATGCAGTCTGTAAATAATAAAGGACTTGTTGAGGAGCTGGAGAAATTGCTTGAACGGTTGCGAATTCCGCAGGAG TTTGCAGCATCACTAACTGGAGGTTCATTTGAGGAGTCACGTATGCTGAAAAATGTTGAGGCTTGTGAATGGTTGACTGGGGCCATTCGCTGCCTCGAAGTGCCAAATTTGGACCCATCCTATGTTAACATGCGGGCT GTTAGGGAAAAAAGAGCAGAACTGGAGAAGCTGAAAATAACTTTTGTTAAACGAGCATCAGAGTTCTTGAGGAACTACTTCTCTAGCTTGGTGGACTTTATGATAAGTGACAAAAGCTACTTTTCTCAG CGAGGGCAATTGAAGCGGCCTGATCATGCAGACCTAAGGTATAAATGCAGGACCTATGCTCGACTTCTTCAGCATTTAAAG AGTCTGGACAAGAGCTGTTTAGGCCCCTTAAGGAAGGCGTATTGCCAATCTCTTAACTTGCTACTTCGTCGAGAG GCACGTGAATTTGCAAATGAACTTCGTGCAAGTACGAAAGCACCAAAAAATCCCGCTGTTTGGCTTGAAGGTTCTAATAATGCTGGCCAGAATGGCAGTAGTGCTGATACTTCAACAGTATCTGATGCATACTCAAGGATGCTTACGATATTTATCCCGCTGCTTGTGGATGAG AGTTCCTTCTTTGCACATTTTATGTGCTTCGAAGTACCTGCACTTGTTCCAGCTGGTGCTCCTAACGTTAACAAGCGTAGATCTGGAGTAAATGACCCTGATGATGACGATCTGAGTCTTATGGATCCGGATGGCAATGATATCAAACCAG ATAATACATCTGTGGAGTTGGGTACATTGAATAATGCTCTTCAAGAACTGCTCGATGGAATCCAG GAAGACTTCTATGCAGTTGTAGATTGGGCGTACAAGATTGATCCCCTGCGTTGCATTTCGATGCATGGTATTACAGAACGTTACCTTTCTGGTCAGAAAGATGATGCTGCAGGCTTTGTTCGAAAACTACTTGATGACCTGGAGTCAAGAATATCAGTACAGTTTAGCAGG TTCATTGACGAAGCGTGCCATCAAATTGAGCGTAATGAAAGAAATGTGCGTCAAACGGGAATTCTAGCCTACATCCCGAG ATTTGCTGTCCTTGCATCACGGATGGAGCAGTATATTCAAGGGCAATCTAGAGACTTGATTGATAAAGCATACACAAAGCTA GTTAGCACAATGTTCACAACTTTGGAGAAAATTGCACAAAGTGATCCTAAAACTGCGGATATTGTACTGATCGAGAATTATGCTGCTTTCCAGAACAG TCTTTATGACTTGGCTAATGTTGTGCCAACTCTTGCAAAGTTCTACCACCAGGCTAGCGAATCCTATGAACAAGCTTGCACTCGCCATATCAGCTCACTCATTTATCTT CAATTCGAGAGGCTGTTTCAGTTTTCTCGAAAAGTCGATGAATTGACATACACAATAGCTGCTGAGGAG ATACCTTTTCAGCTTGGGTTGTCAAAAACTGATCTAAGGAGGGTGCTGAAATCAAGTTTATCTGGG ATTGACAAGTCAATTGGTGCCATGTACAGAAGATTGCAGAAGACATTGACTTCCGATGAATTGTTTCCCTCGCTATGGGATAAATGCAAG AAAGAGTTTTTGGACAAGTACGAGAGCTTTGTCCAGATGGTGACACGGATCTACGGAAACGAGCCTATAATGCCGGTTGCCGAGATGAGGGACACCCTTGCTAGCTTCTAG